Proteins encoded together in one Telopea speciosissima isolate NSW1024214 ecotype Mountain lineage chromosome 6, Tspe_v1, whole genome shotgun sequence window:
- the LOC122665934 gene encoding peroxidase 60-like, protein MDPSLVSSLRLICPQNATKDNTVSLDQNQLRTNLFDNSYYVQLMRNRGILQIDQELALDPRTRVTVMSLANGSNFTTLFGQAMVKMGAVEVLTGTQGQIRKSCRAINTDQNGESKN, encoded by the coding sequence ATGGACCCTTCCTTAGTCTCAAGTTTGAGGCTCATTTGCCCACAAAATGCAACGAAGGACAACACAGTTAGTCTAGATCAGAACCAGCTACGTACAAACCTGTTTGACAATTCATATTATGTGCAGTTGATGAGAAACAGAGGAATTCTACAGATAGACCAAGAGTTGGCATTGGATCCTCGAACTAGGGTTACAGTGATGTCTCTAGCTAATGGGTCTAATTTCACTACCCTGTTTGGTCAGGCTATGGTGAAGATGGGAGCTGTAGAGGTCCTTACTGGAACACAAGGTCAGATTAGGAAATCATGCCGGGCCATTAATACTGATCAAAATGGAGAAAGTAAAAATTGA